From Bradyrhizobium sp. NDS-1, the proteins below share one genomic window:
- a CDS encoding sigma 54-interacting transcriptional regulator yields the protein MATTPMPGHDDAARTIDPRIAAFESSVEATLLVDPYGDQIIDANPAACSLLGYDRALLRQTKASTLHNGQLPALTVFTQAVLHKGAYWTTALAPRYATGQELRLETSGCLVSHGDRTLVLLVLTDLEARRRRNVDAAAEDHMRGGIATWQRVERVFQDIERENQLILRAAGEGIYGVNAEGKTTFVNPAAERMLGWTAEELVGKEIHPIVHHTHHDGRHYHNHDCPIYAAFRDGAVHQVDGEVFWRKDGSPAWVEYTSTPIRDRGVVVGAVVVFRDVSQRREADEKLHAALAEVDRLRERLELENAYLQEEIRIETNPRGIIGGSEAIQKTLRQVKLVAPTTAAVMITGESGTGKELIARAIHEDSTRSDRPLIRVNCAAIPRELFESEFFGHVRGAFTGATRDRIGRFELADGGTLFLDEVGEIPLELQGKLLRVLQEGNFERVGQERTRAVDVRVIAATNRDLKQEVQRGRFREDLYFRLNVFPIETVPLRERREDIPLLAQHFLTRESKALKSNLRLSEGDARRLTRYDWPGNVRELQNVIERAAILSQNGRLRIDLPDSSGAQPTIGTARQKADARPTVMTSSEMRDYERANILAALEACTGKVFGPGGAAEMLDIKPTTLASRIKALGIAPRPQSAHPSRRPL from the coding sequence ATGGCAACGACGCCAATGCCTGGCCACGACGACGCGGCCCGGACCATCGACCCACGAATTGCGGCCTTCGAGTCCTCCGTCGAGGCGACGCTGCTGGTCGACCCCTACGGCGACCAGATCATCGATGCCAATCCGGCCGCCTGCTCCCTGCTCGGCTACGACCGAGCCCTGTTGCGGCAGACCAAGGCCAGCACGCTTCACAACGGCCAGCTTCCCGCACTCACCGTGTTCACCCAGGCCGTGCTGCACAAGGGCGCCTACTGGACCACGGCGCTGGCCCCTCGGTACGCCACTGGCCAGGAGCTCCGGCTCGAAACGTCAGGTTGCCTCGTCAGCCACGGCGACCGTACCCTGGTGCTGCTCGTCCTCACCGATCTCGAGGCGCGCCGCCGCCGCAATGTCGATGCCGCCGCCGAGGACCACATGCGAGGTGGGATCGCGACCTGGCAGCGGGTCGAGCGCGTGTTCCAGGACATCGAGCGCGAGAACCAGCTGATTCTGCGCGCCGCCGGCGAAGGCATCTATGGCGTCAATGCCGAGGGCAAGACCACCTTCGTGAATCCCGCGGCCGAACGCATGCTGGGCTGGACCGCCGAGGAGCTGGTCGGCAAGGAGATCCATCCGATCGTGCACCACACTCACCACGACGGCCGGCACTATCACAACCATGATTGCCCGATCTACGCGGCGTTCCGCGACGGCGCCGTGCACCAGGTCGACGGCGAAGTATTCTGGCGAAAGGACGGTTCTCCGGCGTGGGTCGAATACACGTCCACGCCGATCCGCGACCGCGGCGTCGTGGTCGGCGCCGTGGTCGTGTTTCGCGATGTCAGCCAGCGGCGCGAGGCCGACGAGAAGCTGCATGCCGCGCTAGCAGAGGTCGACCGCCTGCGCGAGCGGCTCGAACTTGAGAATGCCTATCTTCAGGAGGAAATCCGCATCGAGACCAATCCGCGCGGCATCATCGGTGGAAGCGAGGCGATCCAGAAGACGCTGCGCCAGGTCAAGCTGGTGGCGCCGACCACGGCGGCGGTGATGATCACCGGGGAGTCCGGTACCGGCAAGGAGCTGATCGCGCGCGCCATCCACGAGGATTCCACCCGCAGCGACCGGCCGCTGATCCGCGTCAACTGCGCGGCGATCCCGCGGGAATTGTTCGAGAGCGAGTTCTTCGGCCATGTCCGCGGCGCCTTCACCGGCGCAACGCGCGACCGCATCGGCCGGTTCGAGCTCGCCGACGGCGGCACGCTGTTCCTCGACGAGGTCGGCGAAATTCCGCTCGAATTACAGGGCAAGCTGCTGCGCGTGCTGCAGGAGGGCAATTTCGAGCGCGTCGGCCAGGAACGCACGCGCGCCGTCGACGTCCGCGTCATCGCCGCGACCAACCGCGACCTCAAGCAGGAGGTCCAGCGCGGTCGCTTTCGCGAGGACCTCTATTTCCGCCTCAACGTATTCCCGATCGAGACGGTGCCTCTGCGCGAACGGCGCGAGGACATCCCCCTGCTCGCCCAGCATTTTTTGACGCGCGAGAGCAAGGCGTTGAAATCCAACCTGCGTCTGTCGGAAGGCGATGCGCGGCGGCTCACCCGCTACGACTGGCCCGGCAATGTCCGCGAACTGCAGAACGTGATCGAGCGCGCCGCGATCCTGTCGCAGAACGGCCGTTTGCGAATCGACCTGCCGGACTCCTCCGGCGCGCAGCCCACGATCGGCACGGCACGCCAGAAGGCCGATGCACGGCCGACCGTCATGACCTCGTCCGAGATGCGCGACTACGAGCGCGCCAACATCCTCGCCGCACTCGAAGCCTGCACAGGGAAAGTGTTCGGTCCCGGCGGCGCGGCGGAGATGCTGGACATCAAGCCGACCACGCTGGCCTCGCGGATCAAGGCGCTTGGGATCGCGCCTCGTCCGCAATCGGCCCATCCTTCGAGACGCCCGCTTTAG
- a CDS encoding DUF1254 domain-containing protein, with protein MSIDRRQALAVFSAAASSLVMSRAARAEFDGPVVRALEGGEDFWLAQDAYIYGYPLVTMEMTRRVMTNVATPQGTRAPMGQFVKLRKYPDASFKDVTAPNADTLYTTAWIDVGDEPWVLSMPDMKDRYFLFPMLDGWTNVFQVPGKRTTGTKAQTYAITGPGWKGTLPAGVKEYKSPTSMVWILGRIYCTGTPEDYAAVHAAQDEFKLFPLSAYGKSYTPPAGKADASIDMKTAVRDQVNRMDAAAYFTLLALLMKRNPPAAADTAEVAKFAKIGLVPGKDFDASKFDAAFAKRVPQVAFDRIMLQFKVNKAIRNVNGWAFDAEAGVYGTNYFNRALVTAIGLGANRIQDACYPTSQKDADGKEYVGSNKYVMRFPKGQLPPVGGFWSLTMYDEHYFFVANPINRQSISARQNLKVNPDGSVDLYIQKDNPGSDKESNWLPAPAGKFVLMLRMYWPNEKSPSIINGTWKPPPVRQVTST; from the coding sequence ATGTCAATTGACCGTCGCCAAGCGCTGGCCGTGTTCAGCGCCGCCGCATCGTCGCTTGTGATGTCCCGCGCGGCACGTGCCGAGTTTGACGGTCCTGTCGTCAGGGCACTGGAGGGAGGCGAAGATTTCTGGCTCGCCCAGGACGCCTATATCTATGGCTATCCGCTTGTCACGATGGAAATGACCCGCCGCGTGATGACCAACGTCGCGACGCCGCAGGGCACGCGCGCGCCGATGGGGCAATTCGTCAAGCTGCGCAAATACCCTGATGCCAGCTTCAAGGACGTCACCGCACCCAACGCAGATACCCTTTACACGACCGCCTGGATCGACGTCGGAGACGAGCCCTGGGTCCTGAGCATGCCTGATATGAAGGACCGTTATTTCCTGTTTCCGATGCTGGACGGCTGGACCAACGTCTTCCAGGTCCCGGGCAAGCGCACCACCGGCACCAAGGCGCAGACCTACGCGATCACCGGCCCTGGCTGGAAGGGAACGCTTCCCGCCGGTGTCAAGGAATACAAATCGCCCACGAGCATGGTGTGGATTCTGGGCCGAATTTATTGCACCGGCACGCCGGAAGACTACGCGGCCGTGCATGCGGCACAGGACGAGTTCAAGCTCTTCCCTCTCAGCGCGTACGGCAAGTCCTATACGCCGCCGGCAGGCAAGGCCGATGCGTCGATCGACATGAAGACGGCCGTTCGCGATCAGGTCAACCGCATGGACGCCGCCGCCTATTTCACTCTTCTGGCGCTATTGATGAAGCGCAATCCGCCGGCCGCCGCGGATACGGCTGAGGTCGCCAAATTCGCGAAGATCGGTCTTGTCCCCGGCAAGGATTTCGACGCGAGCAAATTCGATGCTGCCTTCGCCAAGCGGGTCCCGCAGGTGGCATTCGACCGCATCATGCTCCAGTTCAAGGTCAACAAGGCGATCAGGAATGTCAACGGTTGGGCCTTCGACGCTGAAGCCGGCGTCTACGGCACCAATTACTTCAACCGCGCCCTGGTCACGGCCATCGGCCTTGGCGCCAACCGAATTCAGGATGCGTGCTATCCGACATCGCAGAAGGACGCCGACGGGAAAGAGTATGTCGGCAGCAACAAGTACGTCATGCGCTTTCCGAAGGGGCAGCTTCCTCCGGTCGGCGGCTTCTGGTCGCTGACGATGTATGACGAGCACTATTTCTTCGTTGCCAATCCGATCAACCGCCAGTCGATCAGCGCCCGCCAGAACCTCAAAGTCAATCCGGACGGTTCGGTCGACCTCTACATCCAGAAGGACAATCCCGGCTCCGACAAGGAGAGCAACTGGCTTCCTGCGCCCGCGGGCAAGTTCGTGCTGATGTTGCGGATGTACTGGCCCAACGAGAAGTCGCCTTCGATCATCAACGGGACCTGGAAGCCGCCGCCGGTCCGGCAGGTGACGAGCACCTAG
- the ntrB gene encoding nitrate ABC transporter permease, with the protein MTSSLRLRAGLVSIALLAAFLGIWHLATRSTGATTTMSPEYAKLMGLTATQGKSAMPGPLDVGAKLWEHLKRPFYDNGPNDKGLGIQLAYSIARVGTGYLLAVLVAIPLGFLIGMSPLLSKALDPFIQVLKPISPLAWMPLALYTIKDSSISAIFVIFICSIWPMLLNTVFGVASVRKEWINVARTLEVSTVRRAFTVILPAAAPTILTGMRISIGIAWLVIVAAEMLVGGTGIGYFVWNEWNNLSITNVIIAILLIGVVGMLLDQILARFTRMVTFPE; encoded by the coding sequence ATGACCTCCTCCCTCCGCCTCCGCGCCGGTCTCGTCTCGATCGCATTGCTCGCCGCGTTTCTCGGCATCTGGCACCTCGCCACGCGCTCGACCGGCGCAACGACAACGATGAGCCCGGAATACGCCAAGCTGATGGGGCTGACGGCCACGCAGGGGAAATCAGCGATGCCCGGGCCGCTCGATGTCGGCGCCAAGCTCTGGGAGCACCTGAAGCGGCCGTTCTACGACAACGGACCGAACGACAAGGGGCTCGGCATCCAGCTCGCCTATTCCATCGCACGCGTCGGCACCGGCTATCTGCTCGCCGTGCTGGTCGCGATCCCGCTCGGCTTCCTGATCGGCATGTCGCCGCTGCTCAGCAAGGCGCTCGACCCCTTCATCCAGGTGCTCAAGCCGATCTCGCCGCTGGCCTGGATGCCGCTTGCGCTCTACACCATCAAGGATTCCTCGATCTCGGCGATCTTCGTGATCTTCATCTGCTCGATCTGGCCGATGCTGCTCAACACCGTGTTCGGCGTTGCCAGCGTGCGCAAGGAATGGATCAACGTCGCGCGGACGCTCGAGGTCAGCACCGTCAGGCGCGCCTTCACCGTGATCCTCCCCGCTGCGGCGCCGACGATCCTGACCGGCATGCGCATCTCGATCGGCATCGCCTGGCTCGTCATTGTCGCCGCCGAGATGCTCGTCGGCGGCACCGGCATCGGCTACTTCGTCTGGAACGAGTGGAATAATTTGTCGATCACCAATGTCATCATCGCGATCCTGCTGATCGGGGTCGTCGGCATGCTGCTCGACCAGATCCTGGCGCGGTTCACGCGCATGGTCACGTTTCCGGAGTAG
- a CDS encoding ABC transporter ATP-binding protein produces the protein MTDKFISIEAIAKRYPGAGGATTTIFENLWLSMARGEFACVIGHSGCGKTTVLNILAGLDAPSEGAVIVDGQAISGTSLDRAVIFQSHALLPWRTVLGNVGYAVSSKWRSWDRAKVRAHAQTFIDLVGLTGSEHKRPSELSGGMKQRVGIARALSITPKMMLMDEPFSALDALTRGTLQDEVRRICLETGQTAFMITHDVDEAIYLADKIFLMTNGPGAVLAEVVENPLPRDRGRTDLHRHPLYYALRNHIIDFLVTRSKTFTAETPGHDPRNVPLVHIGKPGLTVASGGDEQRQTWIPGTSPGLTA, from the coding sequence ATGACCGACAAGTTCATCTCCATCGAAGCCATCGCGAAGCGCTATCCTGGCGCCGGAGGGGCCACGACCACCATCTTCGAGAATCTGTGGCTGTCGATGGCCCGCGGCGAGTTCGCTTGCGTGATTGGCCATTCCGGCTGCGGCAAGACCACGGTGCTCAACATCCTTGCCGGCCTCGACGCGCCGAGCGAGGGCGCCGTGATCGTCGACGGGCAGGCGATCTCGGGCACCAGCCTCGACCGCGCCGTGATCTTCCAGAGCCACGCGCTGCTGCCCTGGCGCACCGTGCTCGGCAACGTCGGCTATGCCGTGAGCTCGAAATGGCGGAGCTGGGACCGCGCCAAAGTGAGGGCGCATGCCCAGACCTTCATCGATCTCGTCGGGCTGACCGGCTCCGAGCACAAGCGCCCTTCGGAGCTGTCGGGCGGCATGAAGCAGCGCGTCGGTATCGCGCGGGCGCTGTCGATCACGCCGAAGATGATGCTGATGGACGAGCCGTTCTCGGCGCTGGATGCATTGACGCGCGGCACGCTGCAGGACGAGGTCCGGCGCATTTGCCTGGAGACCGGGCAGACCGCATTCATGATCACCCACGACGTCGACGAGGCGATCTATCTCGCCGACAAGATCTTTCTGATGACCAATGGGCCCGGCGCGGTGCTCGCAGAGGTGGTCGAGAACCCGCTGCCGCGGGATCGCGGCCGCACCGATCTGCACCGCCATCCGCTCTACTACGCGCTGCGCAACCACATCATCGATTTTCTGGTGACGCGAAGCAAGACGTTTACCGCCGAGACGCCCGGTCACGATCCACGCAATGTGCCGCTGGTGCATATCGGCAAGCCCGGACTGACGGTTGCCTCCGGTGGTGACGAGCAGCGCCAGACCTGGATTCCCGGGACCAGTCCCGGACTGACTGCCTGA
- a CDS encoding TetR/AcrR family transcriptional regulator, with protein MAKTSSKKKSSSPHAGAGDDESARGRLLNAATHLFCKNGINATGIDAIIEEAGTAKTTLYKLFGSKTNLVNAVLESEGKQWRDWFIGAMEEGGGDAQAKLTRIFPALKSWFAEERFYGCPFINAVGEHDKDAKQFRSIALKHKKIVLGHIEKLASELGSAEPAVLAHQLGLIIDGAIVAAMISRDPAVADTAALTAGPLLGQSKAKKKRAAEQLETV; from the coding sequence ATGGCAAAGACGTCATCGAAGAAGAAATCCAGTTCGCCGCACGCCGGTGCCGGCGACGACGAATCCGCGCGCGGGCGCCTGCTCAATGCCGCCACGCACCTCTTCTGCAAGAACGGCATTAACGCCACTGGCATCGATGCCATCATCGAGGAGGCCGGCACCGCCAAGACCACGCTCTATAAACTGTTCGGCTCCAAGACCAATCTCGTCAACGCCGTGCTCGAGAGCGAAGGCAAGCAATGGCGCGACTGGTTCATCGGCGCCATGGAAGAAGGCGGCGGCGACGCGCAGGCGAAACTGACGCGCATCTTCCCGGCGCTGAAGAGCTGGTTCGCGGAAGAGCGCTTCTACGGCTGCCCCTTCATCAATGCGGTGGGCGAGCACGACAAGGACGCAAAACAGTTCCGCAGCATCGCGCTGAAGCACAAGAAGATCGTGCTCGGCCACATCGAGAAGCTCGCCAGTGAATTGGGATCGGCCGAGCCCGCAGTGCTCGCGCACCAGCTCGGCCTCATCATCGATGGCGCGATCGTCGCCGCCATGATCTCGCGCGATCCGGCCGTCGCCGATACGGCGGCACTCACGGCAGGCCCGCTGCTCGGGCAGTCCAAGGCGAAGAAGAAGCGGGCGGCGGAGCAGCTGGAGACGGTGTGA
- a CDS encoding sulfurtransferase: MTDVLITAVELADLLKTEPCVVIDTRNPDAYAAGHLPGAVNVHEIFTFLATSTPEGMAELKTKFADAFGAAGLSGKETAVVYEQSMNSGFGQSCRGYYLLTMLGYPKVKVLHGGFDAWSGAGFPVTKEVPMPAKASFAIVPEAGEILIDAKTMLAAVGKPGIAILDVRDVDEWIGDSSSPYGKDFCPRKGRIPGAVWLEWYRMMKPTAEGPRFKSKDEILAECATVGISPTTPVYLYCFKGARASNTFLALKNAGVKDVRMYFGSWNEWSRDPSLPIEQGLPMAPGVTTKAA; this comes from the coding sequence ATGACTGACGTTCTGATCACTGCCGTCGAACTCGCCGATCTCTTGAAGACCGAGCCGTGTGTCGTCATCGACACCCGCAATCCCGATGCTTACGCCGCCGGGCACCTGCCGGGCGCCGTGAACGTGCACGAGATCTTTACGTTCCTCGCGACCTCGACGCCGGAAGGCATGGCCGAGCTCAAGACGAAATTCGCCGATGCGTTCGGCGCTGCCGGCCTTTCGGGCAAGGAGACGGCGGTGGTCTACGAGCAGTCGATGAACTCCGGCTTCGGCCAGTCCTGCCGCGGCTATTACCTGCTCACCATGCTCGGCTATCCCAAGGTGAAGGTGCTGCATGGCGGCTTCGACGCCTGGTCGGGTGCGGGCTTCCCGGTAACCAAGGAGGTGCCGATGCCGGCGAAGGCGTCGTTCGCGATCGTGCCCGAAGCCGGCGAGATCCTGATCGACGCCAAGACCATGCTCGCCGCCGTCGGCAAGCCCGGCATCGCGATCCTCGACGTCCGCGACGTCGACGAGTGGATCGGCGACAGTTCGTCCCCGTACGGCAAGGATTTCTGCCCGCGCAAGGGCCGGATTCCGGGCGCCGTGTGGCTGGAATGGTATCGCATGATGAAGCCTACAGCCGAAGGCCCGCGCTTCAAATCCAAGGACGAGATTCTGGCGGAATGCGCCACCGTCGGCATCTCGCCGACGACGCCGGTCTACCTCTACTGCTTCAAGGGCGCGCGCGCCTCGAACACGTTCCTGGCACTGAAGAACGCAGGCGTGAAGGACGTGCGGATGTATTTCGGCTCCTGGAACGAATGGTCGCGCGATCCGTCGCTGCCGATCGAGCAGGGGCTGCCGATGGCACCGGGTGTGACGACAAAGGCGGCCTGA
- a CDS encoding OsmC family protein codes for MTAVVQKTVLTGCLAPIDKNGLEQLIASGKANPKVVKTLKCKTVAEGKFRHANYIRNLPPYIVDEPPGLLGDDTAPNPSEASLAALGSCLAVGLHANAVHRGWIVNKLELELEGDLNITAVWGTGDTSDKPVGFTDVRVKVDMECEGIAQDEINALVAHVKKWSPVANTFTRPVNLEVGI; via the coding sequence ATGACTGCCGTCGTTCAAAAGACAGTGCTGACGGGGTGCCTCGCGCCCATCGACAAGAACGGCCTCGAGCAACTGATCGCGAGCGGCAAGGCCAATCCGAAGGTCGTCAAGACCTTGAAATGCAAGACGGTTGCGGAGGGTAAATTCCGCCACGCCAACTACATCCGCAATCTGCCGCCCTACATCGTCGACGAACCGCCGGGGCTGCTGGGCGACGATACCGCGCCCAATCCGTCCGAAGCCTCGCTCGCCGCGCTCGGCTCCTGCCTCGCGGTCGGCCTGCACGCCAACGCCGTGCACCGCGGCTGGATCGTCAACAAGCTCGAGCTCGAGCTCGAAGGCGACCTCAACATCACCGCGGTCTGGGGCACCGGCGATACTTCGGACAAGCCGGTCGGCTTCACCGATGTGCGCGTCAAGGTCGACATGGAATGCGAGGGCATCGCGCAGGACGAGATCAACGCGCTGGTCGCCCACGTGAAGAAATGGTCGCCGGTCGCCAACACCTTCACCCGGCCGGTCAATCTCGAGGTCGGCATCTAG
- the cynS gene encoding cyanase, with product MKREDLTEKLLDIKREKGWSWKHVCEKIGGYSEVLIVGAIMGQMKLTKPQAANAGELFGLSKAEVAMLNEVPMRGTGTPMPPTDPLIYRFYEMVMVNGPAWKALIEEEFGDGIMSAIDFDMGIERVANPKGDRVKITMSGKFLPYKYYGASGNVPEYGFREE from the coding sequence ATGAAACGCGAAGACCTCACCGAGAAGCTGCTCGACATCAAGCGCGAGAAGGGATGGAGCTGGAAGCACGTCTGCGAGAAGATCGGCGGCTATTCCGAGGTGCTGATCGTCGGTGCGATCATGGGCCAGATGAAGCTGACGAAGCCGCAGGCCGCCAATGCCGGCGAGTTGTTCGGCCTGTCGAAGGCGGAAGTCGCGATGCTCAACGAGGTGCCGATGCGCGGCACCGGCACGCCGATGCCGCCGACCGATCCCCTGATCTACCGCTTCTACGAGATGGTGATGGTGAACGGTCCGGCCTGGAAGGCGCTGATCGAGGAGGAGTTCGGCGACGGCATCATGTCGGCGATCGACTTCGACATGGGAATCGAGCGCGTCGCCAACCCGAAGGGCGATCGCGTCAAGATCACCATGAGCGGCAAATTCCTGCCCTACAAATATTACGGCGCCAGCGGCAACGTGCCGGAATACGGCTTCAGGGAGGAGTGA
- a CDS encoding acyl-CoA dehydrogenase family protein encodes MGSLALSRVDVLDQPAPSIAGEVARIAREQLAPLAVGIDDGSVYPAEVLRAFGAVGAWGSHVPHEGPADLRCAIQAMAAIGEVCGATAFMAWCQNTLVWYAANSTNVKLAKRFGDAFSTGRVLGGTGLSNPMKSFFGIEKLKLKGRKVEGGYVVRGALPWVSNLGPDHYFGTIFEREDDEGTVMFLADCSDPAITLTPCKPFMAMDGTGTYGVQFRDAFVPDELILADPAGPFVKKIRAGFILLQAGMALGLIKDCINIMDEVDGSLGHINRYLPQQPVHFRELAAELEAETMALARDPYNEEETYWRKVIALRLRAGEASVAAAHAAMLHCGARGYLKSHRAQRRLREAYFVAIVTPATKQLRKMLADF; translated from the coding sequence ATGGGTTCACTGGCTTTATCGCGGGTCGACGTTCTGGATCAGCCCGCACCGTCCATTGCAGGTGAGGTGGCGCGGATCGCGCGGGAGCAACTCGCGCCGCTCGCGGTCGGCATCGACGACGGTTCGGTCTATCCGGCCGAGGTGCTGCGTGCGTTCGGCGCGGTCGGCGCCTGGGGCAGTCACGTGCCGCACGAAGGTCCCGCCGATCTGCGCTGCGCGATCCAGGCGATGGCGGCGATCGGGGAGGTCTGCGGCGCCACGGCCTTCATGGCCTGGTGCCAGAACACGCTGGTCTGGTACGCGGCGAATTCCACCAACGTGAAGCTGGCCAAGCGTTTTGGCGATGCATTCTCGACGGGGCGCGTGCTCGGTGGCACCGGTCTCTCGAATCCGATGAAGAGCTTTTTCGGCATTGAGAAGCTCAAGCTGAAGGGGCGCAAGGTCGAGGGCGGCTACGTCGTGCGTGGCGCGCTGCCCTGGGTCTCCAACCTCGGTCCCGACCATTATTTCGGCACCATCTTCGAGCGCGAGGACGACGAGGGCACCGTCATGTTCCTCGCCGACTGCTCGGACCCCGCGATCACGCTGACGCCGTGCAAGCCATTCATGGCGATGGACGGCACCGGCACCTATGGCGTGCAGTTCCGCGACGCCTTCGTGCCGGACGAACTGATCCTCGCCGATCCCGCCGGCCCCTTCGTGAAGAAGATCCGCGCCGGCTTCATCCTGCTGCAGGCCGGCATGGCGCTCGGCCTCATCAAGGACTGCATCAACATCATGGACGAGGTCGACGGTTCGCTCGGCCACATCAACCGCTATCTGCCGCAGCAGCCGGTGCATTTCCGCGAGCTCGCCGCCGAGCTCGAGGCCGAGACCATGGCGCTGGCACGCGATCCCTACAACGAGGAGGAGACCTACTGGCGCAAGGTGATCGCGCTCAGGCTTCGCGCGGGCGAGGCCAGCGTCGCGGCGGCGCATGCGGCGATGCTGCATTGTGGCGCCCGCGGCTACTTGAAGAGCCACCGCGCGCAGCGGCGCCTGCGCGAGGCCTATTTCGTCGCGATCGTCACGCCGGCCACCAAGCAGCTGCGCAAGATGCTCGCCGATTTCTGA
- a CDS encoding CmpA/NrtA family ABC transporter substrate-binding protein codes for MSTFDNPFDPNRNLRDGCACGQHRSAAEHEQATTALRCEPAESEDKRYEGVVASAVMRAMFPQDVARRAFLKSVGASTALAALSQFFPLKTATEIFAQGGAPEKKDLKVGFIPITCATPIIMAAPMGFYSKHGLNVEVVKTAGWAVIRDKTINKEYDAAHMLAPMPIAISLGLGANAIPFAVPAIENINGQGIVLAAKHKDKRDPKDWKGMKFAIPFDYSMHNYLLRYYLAEHGLDPDTDVQLRSVPPPEMVANLRADNIDGFLAPDNICQRAIYDGVGFMHLLSKEIWDGHPCCSFAASREFITTAPNSFAALTRAIVDATAYASKAENRKQIAEAIAPANYINAPVTVLEQVLTGTYADGLGGVKTDAKRVDFDPFPWQSFAVWMLTQMKRWGQIKGDVDYKGVAEQVYLATDTKKLMTDMGLSPPASSYKSFAVMGKNFDPAKPEDYIASFKIRKSS; via the coding sequence ATGTCCACGTTCGACAATCCGTTCGATCCCAACCGCAACCTCCGTGATGGCTGCGCCTGTGGCCAGCATCGCTCGGCAGCCGAGCACGAGCAGGCGACCACGGCGCTTCGCTGCGAGCCGGCCGAGAGCGAGGACAAACGCTACGAGGGCGTCGTTGCCTCCGCCGTCATGCGCGCGATGTTTCCGCAGGACGTGGCGCGGCGCGCCTTCCTGAAATCGGTTGGTGCCTCCACCGCGCTTGCGGCGCTCTCGCAGTTCTTCCCGCTGAAGACGGCGACCGAAATCTTTGCGCAAGGAGGCGCGCCCGAGAAGAAGGACCTCAAGGTCGGCTTCATCCCGATCACCTGCGCCACGCCGATCATCATGGCGGCGCCGATGGGTTTCTATTCGAAGCACGGCCTCAATGTCGAAGTGGTCAAGACCGCCGGCTGGGCGGTGATCCGCGACAAGACCATCAACAAGGAATACGACGCGGCGCACATGCTGGCGCCGATGCCGATCGCGATCTCGCTCGGGCTCGGCGCCAACGCCATTCCGTTTGCGGTGCCTGCGATCGAGAACATCAACGGGCAGGGCATCGTGCTGGCGGCCAAGCACAAGGACAAGCGCGATCCCAAGGACTGGAAGGGAATGAAGTTCGCGATTCCCTTCGACTATTCCATGCACAATTACCTGCTGCGCTATTATCTCGCCGAGCACGGTCTCGACCCCGATACCGACGTGCAGCTGCGCTCGGTGCCGCCGCCGGAGATGGTCGCGAATTTGCGCGCCGACAACATCGACGGCTTCCTCGCGCCCGACAACATTTGCCAGCGCGCGATCTATGACGGCGTCGGCTTCATGCACCTGTTGTCGAAGGAGATCTGGGACGGCCACCCCTGTTGCAGCTTCGCCGCCAGCCGCGAGTTCATCACGACGGCGCCGAACAGCTTTGCCGCGCTGACGCGCGCCATCGTCGATGCCACCGCCTACGCCTCCAAGGCGGAGAACCGCAAGCAGATCGCGGAAGCGATCGCGCCGGCCAATTACATCAACGCGCCGGTCACGGTGCTGGAGCAAGTCCTGACAGGCACTTATGCCGATGGCCTCGGCGGAGTGAAGACGGACGCCAAGCGCGTCGATTTCGATCCGTTCCCCTGGCAGTCATTTGCGGTGTGGATGCTGACGCAAATGAAGCGCTGGGGCCAGATCAAGGGCGACGTCGACTACAAGGGCGTCGCCGAGCAGGTGTATCTGGCCACCGACACCAAGAAGCTGATGACCGACATGGGCCTGTCGCCGCCGGCGAGCAGCTACAAATCGTTTGCGGTGATGGGCAAGAACTTCGATCCGGCCAAGCCGGAGGATTATATCGCGAGCTTCAAGATCAGGAAGTCGTCGTGA